Sequence from the Curtobacterium sp. MCLR17_007 genome:
CGTTCATCAGCATCAACGGCATCACCCCCGAGCGCGGCCTGACGACCCACAACATGGCCGAGGCCGCGGTCAAGTCCGCGATGATCAAGTCCGCGCGCCGGAGCATCCTGCTGGCGGACCACACGAAGTTCGGTCGCGAGGAGTTCGGCCGCGTCGCACCCCTGGCCGCGATCGACACGATCATCACCGACCCCGGCGTGAACCTCGACCTGGTCCGCGAGGTCGAGGCCGCCGGCACCGAGGTGTTCTGGCCCGGCCGTCCCTGACCGTTCCGTCCGACCCACCCCCGGCCGCTCGCTACCATGAGCGCACCACCCATCGACGAGGAGTCAATCGATGTCCGAAGCCACCCGCACCGTCACCGTCGCCAGCGGATCCGGGCTGCACGCCCGCCCGGCGTCCCTGTTCGTCCAGACCGTCACCGCGTCGGGCCACCAGGTCACGATCGCCAAGGGCGACAAGTCCGCGAACGCCGGTAGCATCCTCGGCCTGCTCGGCCTGGGCGTCGAGAACGGCGACGAGGTCACGCTGACGGTGTCCGGCGACGACGCCGAGACCACCGCGGACAGCCTGGTCGAGTTCCTGAAGACGGACCACGACGCGGCCTGACCGCGACCGTCGCGTCCTCGACGCGACCACCAGACGGACGGGAGGCCCGTGGCTGCGCAGCCACGGGCCTCCCGCGCGCGCTCCGCATGTTGCAACGCGCCAGCGGCGCGCGGCGCCAGCGCCGGCCGAGCCTGCGAGGTCGGTCGTCCTGCACGTCCCACCCCGCCGATAAGGTGGTCGGCATGACCCGCCTGCGCCTCGCATCCGTCAACGTGAACGGCGTCCGCGCCGCCTTCCGCAAGGGCATGGGCGACTGGCTGGCCACGCGTGACGTCGACGTGCTGGCGCTGCAAGAGGTGCGCGCGTCGACCGACGACCTGACCGGGCTGCTCGGCGACGAGTGGGACGTCGTGCACGACCCCGCATCGGCCAAGGGCCGCGCCGGGGTCGCCATCGCGTCGAAGCACCGGGCGCACATCCACCGCGTCGAGCTCGGCCCGTCGGAGTTCGACTCCGCCGGTCGCTGGCTCGAAGCGGACTACGAGATCGGCGGCACCCTCGTGACGGTGGTGTCGACGTACGTGCACTCGGGCGAGGTCGGCACCGACAAGCAGGAGCAGAAGTGGCAGTTCCTCGACGCCATGACCGAGCGGCTGCCCGCTCTGCGCGCCCACAACCCGCTCGCGGTCGTCGTCGGTGACCTGAACGTCGGGCACGACGAGCGTGACATCAAGAACTGGAAGGGCAACGTCAAGCGTGCCGGCTTCCTGCCGCGGGAGCGCGCGTACTTCAGCCGCTTCTTCGGCGCCGAGGGCACCGACGTCACCGGGGCTGACGACTCCACCGGCCCCGGTCTCGGGTGGGTCGACGTCGGTCGCGACCAGGCGGGCGACGTCGACGGTCCGTACACGTGGTGGTCCTGGCGCGGCCAGGCCTTCGACAACGACTCCGGCTGGCGCATCGACTACCAGATGGCCACGCCCGAGCTCGCGGCGAAGGTCCGTTCGTACACGGTCGACCGCGCCGACGCGTACGACCAGCGATGGTCCGACCACGCCCCCGTGGTCGTCGACTACGAACTCTGACTCCCCCACCTCCCAGCACGTCACGTACAGGACCCGCACCATGA
This genomic interval carries:
- a CDS encoding exodeoxyribonuclease III, yielding MTRLRLASVNVNGVRAAFRKGMGDWLATRDVDVLALQEVRASTDDLTGLLGDEWDVVHDPASAKGRAGVAIASKHRAHIHRVELGPSEFDSAGRWLEADYEIGGTLVTVVSTYVHSGEVGTDKQEQKWQFLDAMTERLPALRAHNPLAVVVGDLNVGHDERDIKNWKGNVKRAGFLPRERAYFSRFFGAEGTDVTGADDSTGPGLGWVDVGRDQAGDVDGPYTWWSWRGQAFDNDSGWRIDYQMATPELAAKVRSYTVDRADAYDQRWSDHAPVVVDYEL
- a CDS encoding HPr family phosphocarrier protein, which encodes MSEATRTVTVASGSGLHARPASLFVQTVTASGHQVTIAKGDKSANAGSILGLLGLGVENGDEVTLTVSGDDAETTADSLVEFLKTDHDAA